A genomic segment from Janthinobacterium sp. 64 encodes:
- a CDS encoding DUF4118 domain-containing protein, translating to MLPNDSQRPDPDALLAQVQAQEKKAARGRLRIYFGASAGVGKTYAMLAAARKLLADGQDLLVGVVETHGRLDTAAQLDGLPVLPLKAIEYRGKTLFEFDLDEALRRAPPLILMDELAHSNVAGSRHPKRWQDVEELLAAGIDVLSTVNVQHLESLNDVVGGITGVRVAETLPDTVFDRADEVVLVDIPADELLRRLKQGKVYQPLQAERASQHFFRKGNLIALRELALRRTADRVQDDVQAYRVEKSINPVWKTGAALLACVGPHAGGEHVIRSTARLASQLNAEWHALYVETPRLQRLPAGQRERILKTLKLAQDLGARTAIVPSADIAGAVVDYARNANISKVIVGRGRGRGHGRALARLWQAPPAARMASLAPDIDLIEVGLPPADAAPRRAADDDAPAPRRSSRHWRYILAAGVSLATALALVPLQPYLDLANIAMLSLLTVVLVAVRLGRGPAALASLVGVASFDFVFVPPRFSFAVGDFQYVITFGVMLAVGLITGHLTAGLRFQARVASHREARARALYEFSRELSGVLQTEQIFDITKSTIERAFRARATLLLPDDEGSLQAPNGGEPLDIGIAQWAFDHAQAAGTGTDTLPASPIFYLPLIAPMRTRGVLALLPLEAAQHGRWLLVPEQRQHLDTFAALAAIALERVHYIDVAQGALLQMESERLRNSLLAALSHDLRTPLTSLVGLAESLALSRPALSPAQLDMARSLQSETVRMSALVANLLDMARIESGQVRLNLQWQALEEVVGSALRASGPQLLQHAVQTQLAPDLPLVRYDAVLVERVLCNLLENAAKYTPPGSTITVAAGVHGQFLQVRVSDDGPGLPPGREEAIFEKFTRGERESNKPGVGLGLAICRAIVEAHGGTIHAQPHAPGQGAAIVFSLPLGSPPAPPEIELDDANDYETGKPS from the coding sequence ATGCTCCCCAACGACAGCCAACGCCCCGACCCTGATGCCCTGCTGGCGCAAGTGCAGGCGCAGGAAAAGAAAGCCGCGCGCGGCCGGCTGCGCATTTATTTCGGCGCCTCGGCCGGCGTCGGCAAGACCTATGCGATGCTGGCTGCCGCCCGCAAACTGCTGGCTGATGGCCAGGACTTGCTGGTGGGCGTGGTGGAGACGCATGGGCGCCTGGATACGGCGGCCCAGCTTGACGGCTTGCCCGTGCTGCCCCTGAAAGCCATCGAGTACCGGGGCAAGACCCTGTTCGAGTTCGACCTCGATGAAGCGCTGCGGCGCGCGCCGCCGCTGATACTGATGGATGAACTGGCCCACTCGAACGTGGCCGGTTCGCGCCATCCGAAGCGTTGGCAGGATGTCGAGGAATTGCTGGCGGCCGGCATCGACGTGCTGTCGACCGTCAACGTGCAGCACCTGGAAAGCCTCAATGACGTGGTGGGCGGGATAACGGGCGTGCGCGTGGCCGAAACCCTGCCCGACACGGTGTTCGACCGCGCCGATGAAGTGGTGCTGGTCGATATCCCCGCCGATGAACTGCTGCGCCGCCTCAAGCAGGGCAAGGTGTATCAGCCGCTGCAGGCCGAGCGGGCATCGCAGCATTTTTTCCGCAAGGGTAACCTGATCGCCTTGCGCGAACTGGCCTTGCGTCGTACGGCGGACCGGGTGCAGGACGACGTGCAAGCCTACCGCGTCGAGAAATCGATCAATCCCGTGTGGAAGACGGGCGCCGCGCTGCTGGCCTGCGTGGGACCGCACGCGGGCGGCGAGCATGTGATCCGCAGCACGGCGCGCCTGGCCAGCCAGTTGAATGCGGAATGGCATGCGCTGTACGTGGAAACGCCGCGTTTGCAGCGTCTGCCGGCGGGCCAGCGCGAGCGCATCCTGAAAACCTTGAAACTGGCGCAGGACCTGGGCGCGCGCACGGCCATTGTGCCGTCGGCCGACATCGCCGGCGCCGTGGTCGACTATGCGCGCAATGCGAATATCTCGAAAGTCATCGTGGGCCGTGGCCGTGGCCGCGGCCATGGCCGTGCGCTGGCGCGCCTGTGGCAGGCGCCGCCAGCGGCGCGCATGGCCAGCCTGGCGCCCGATATCGACTTGATCGAGGTTGGCTTGCCGCCAGCCGATGCGGCGCCCCGGCGCGCGGCGGATGACGATGCGCCCGCGCCGCGCCGGTCCTCGCGCCACTGGCGTTACATATTGGCCGCCGGCGTCAGCCTGGCCACGGCCCTCGCCTTGGTCCCCTTGCAGCCTTATCTTGACCTGGCCAATATCGCCATGCTGTCCTTGCTGACGGTGGTGCTGGTGGCCGTGCGCCTGGGGCGCGGGCCGGCGGCGCTGGCCAGCCTGGTGGGTGTGGCCAGCTTCGATTTCGTCTTCGTGCCGCCGCGCTTTTCGTTTGCCGTGGGCGATTTCCAGTACGTGATCACCTTTGGCGTGATGCTGGCCGTGGGCCTGATCACGGGCCACCTGACGGCCGGCCTGCGCTTCCAGGCCCGCGTGGCCTCGCACCGCGAAGCGCGCGCCCGCGCCCTGTACGAGTTTTCGCGGGAATTGTCCGGCGTGCTGCAGACGGAACAGATTTTCGACATCACAAAAAGCACCATCGAACGGGCTTTCCGCGCACGCGCTACCCTGCTGCTGCCCGATGACGAGGGCAGCTTGCAGGCCCCGAACGGCGGCGAGCCGCTCGATATCGGCATCGCACAGTGGGCCTTTGACCATGCGCAGGCGGCGGGGACGGGCACCGATACCTTGCCGGCTTCACCCATTTTCTACCTGCCGCTGATTGCGCCGATGCGCACGCGGGGCGTGCTGGCGCTGTTGCCGCTGGAAGCTGCCCAGCACGGGCGCTGGCTGCTGGTGCCGGAACAGCGCCAGCACCTCGATACCTTTGCTGCGCTGGCGGCCATCGCGCTCGAACGCGTGCACTACATCGACGTGGCCCAGGGCGCGCTGCTGCAGATGGAGTCCGAGCGGCTGCGCAATTCGCTGCTGGCGGCGCTGTCGCACGACTTGCGCACGCCTTTGACGTCGCTGGTGGGCCTGGCCGAATCGCTGGCCCTGTCGCGGCCTGCCTTGTCGCCCGCGCAGCTGGACATGGCGCGTTCGCTGCAGTCCGAAACCGTGCGCATGAGCGCCCTGGTGGCGAACTTGCTGGACATGGCGCGCATCGAGAGCGGCCAGGTGCGCCTGAACCTGCAATGGCAGGCGCTGGAAGAAGTGGTGGGCAGCGCGCTGCGCGCCAGCGGCCCGCAATTGCTGCAGCATGCCGTGCAGACGCAGCTGGCGCCGGACTTGCCGCTGGTGCGCTACGACGCCGTGCTGGTCGAGCGCGTGCTGTGCAACCTGCTGGAAAACGCGGCCAAGTACACGCCGCCCGGCAGCACCATCACGGTCGCGGCCGGGGTGCACGGCCAGTTCCTGCAGGTGAGGGTGTCTGACGATGGCCCGGGCTTGCCGCCCGGCCGCGAAGAAGCCATCTTTGAAAAATTTACGCGCGGCGAACGCGAATCGAACAAGCCGGGCGTCGGACTGGGGCTGGCCATTTGCCGCGCCATCGTCGAAGCCCACGGCGGCACCATCCACGCGCAGCCGCACGCGCCGGGACAGGGCGCGGCCATCGTCTTCAGCCTGCCGCTGGGCTCGCCGCCTGCGCCGCCAGAGATCGAACTCGATGACGCCAACGACTACGAAACAGGAAAACCATCATGA
- the kdpC gene encoding potassium-transporting ATPase subunit KdpC gives MSTIVRPALVLFAALTVICGVVYPFATAGIGQLAFSDEVNGSIVERGGKPVGSMLIGQSFTSPKYFWGRPSATAPMANNGAGSGGSNQGPSNPALVDAVKARIAALKEADPGNTRAIPVDLVTASSSGLDPEISLAAALYQAPRVARVRAMPLAQVENAIAKVQKTAYIGFFGEPRVNVLELNLALDAMAK, from the coding sequence ATGAGCACTATCGTACGTCCCGCCCTGGTCCTGTTTGCCGCGCTGACCGTGATCTGCGGCGTGGTCTATCCGTTTGCCACGGCCGGCATCGGGCAGCTGGCTTTCAGCGATGAAGTCAACGGCAGCATCGTCGAGCGTGGTGGCAAGCCCGTCGGCTCGATGCTGATCGGCCAGTCCTTCACCTCGCCCAAGTATTTCTGGGGCCGTCCATCGGCCACCGCGCCGATGGCCAATAACGGCGCCGGTTCTGGCGGCTCGAACCAGGGACCGAGCAATCCCGCCCTGGTGGACGCCGTCAAGGCGCGCATCGCCGCCCTGAAGGAAGCTGATCCCGGCAATACGCGCGCCATTCCCGTCGACCTGGTGACGGCATCGAGCAGCGGCCTGGACCCGGAAATCAGCCTGGCGGCAGCCCTGTACCAGGCGCCGCGCGTGGCCCGCGTGCGCGCCATGCCGCTGGCTCAGGTGGAAAACGCCATCGCCAAGGTGCAGAAAACTGCGTATATCGGCTTTTTCGGCGAACCGCGCGTGAATGTGCTGGAACTGAATCTGGCGCTCGATGCCATGGCAAAGTAA